A stretch of Leisingera sp. S132 DNA encodes these proteins:
- a CDS encoding porin: MKQVHKGRFVLAAAALAGSAGLAQADTTSELQDLRARVEALEAENQQAASIPGDFRLGNTAVDIYGYAKADFYYDFDFIQGDTAFVNNIGEPVNATDGDFGATVRQSRLGIRTTTESDIGTLRGQLEFDLFASGGRSELRLRHANIQIGDHWTFGQTWTNFMPLGQYPTSVEFNGPVGIAFARVPQIRYSNSFGAGFDYSLSLEENSSASSDPVFTAAAQYSNDLFTARIAGLTGTIESGGVEVDQTGVTLSGAITPWDGGLFQATYVNGEALGPLLIGAGDAIVGGQANDVEGYTLEFRQDIGQKWNVGIGYGREDYDLATSTGSLSFTELETLHVNAFYSPTDNLTLSAEYIFGERNDAASGSTFDGDRVQLAVQLNF; the protein is encoded by the coding sequence ATGAAACAGGTGCATAAGGGACGCTTTGTCCTGGCTGCTGCTGCACTTGCCGGCAGCGCTGGTCTGGCGCAGGCGGACACCACGTCCGAACTGCAGGATCTGCGCGCGCGGGTCGAGGCCCTGGAGGCCGAAAACCAGCAGGCAGCCAGCATCCCCGGCGATTTCCGGCTGGGCAATACGGCGGTCGATATTTACGGCTATGCCAAAGCCGATTTCTATTACGACTTTGATTTCATCCAAGGCGATACGGCCTTCGTCAACAATATCGGCGAGCCGGTCAACGCCACCGACGGTGACTTCGGCGCCACGGTGCGCCAGTCGCGCCTGGGCATTCGCACCACCACCGAAAGCGATATCGGCACCCTGCGGGGCCAGCTGGAATTTGACCTCTTTGCCTCGGGCGGACGGTCCGAACTGCGGCTGCGCCATGCCAACATCCAGATCGGCGATCACTGGACCTTTGGCCAGACCTGGACCAACTTCATGCCGCTGGGCCAGTACCCTACCAGCGTGGAGTTCAACGGGCCGGTCGGCATCGCCTTCGCCCGGGTGCCGCAGATCCGCTACAGCAACAGCTTTGGCGCGGGCTTCGACTACAGCCTGTCGCTGGAGGAAAACAGCTCCGCGTCCAGCGATCCGGTGTTCACTGCTGCCGCGCAGTACAGCAACGACCTGTTCACCGCACGGATTGCCGGGCTGACCGGCACCATCGAAAGCGGCGGCGTTGAAGTGGACCAGACCGGTGTGACCCTGTCGGGCGCGATCACCCCCTGGGACGGCGGGCTGTTCCAGGCCACCTATGTCAACGGCGAAGCCCTTGGCCCGCTGCTGATCGGCGCGGGCGATGCCATCGTCGGCGGCCAGGCCAATGACGTCGAGGGTTACACGCTCGAATTCCGTCAGGACATCGGCCAGAAGTGGAACGTCGGCATCGGCTACGGGCGCGAGGACTACGATCTGGCGACCTCGACCGGCAGCCTGTCGTTCACCGAGCTGGAGACCCTTCACGTCAATGCGTTCTACAGCCCCACCGACAATCTGACGCTCAGCGCCGAGTATATCTTTGGCGAGCGCAATGATGCCGCCTCCGGCAGCACCTTTGACGGCGACCGGGTCCAGCTGGCGGTGCAGCTGAACTTCTGA
- a CDS encoding DUF6497 family protein, producing the protein MIRASRYQTARATCAAPAAPAGGARVTGGRGCGYLAAIPFALCALTAAAAEAVPVPSGQPVTLAEVLLDEAPGQPGGTWARFRFLAPQIARGSGTVSYEAAAPDMDHLCGTIALPYLAEHGLSAARVVISLSDRMVPFGAQDPEATQFFEAYRPEGAACIWEAF; encoded by the coding sequence ATGATCCGCGCCAGCCGATATCAGACAGCGCGCGCCACTTGCGCAGCGCCTGCAGCTCCGGCCGGAGGAGCCCGGGTGACCGGGGGCCGGGGCTGCGGATATCTGGCGGCAATCCCCTTTGCACTTTGTGCGCTTACCGCCGCGGCTGCGGAGGCCGTGCCTGTTCCCTCCGGCCAGCCCGTGACGCTGGCAGAGGTGCTGTTGGACGAGGCCCCCGGCCAGCCCGGTGGCACCTGGGCGCGGTTCCGTTTCCTGGCGCCGCAGATCGCCCGCGGAAGCGGCACGGTCAGCTATGAGGCGGCGGCCCCCGACATGGACCACCTCTGCGGCACAATCGCGCTGCCTTATCTGGCTGAGCACGGCCTGAGCGCGGCGCGGGTGGTGATCTCGCTGTCGGACCGGATGGTGCCCTTTGGCGCCCAGGACCCCGAGGCAACCCAGTTTTTCGAAGCCTACCGCCCCGAGGGCGCGGCCTGCATTTGGGAGGCTTTCTGA
- a CDS encoding acyl-CoA carboxylase subunit beta translates to MKDILSELEDRRQDARLGGGQRRIDAQHGRGKLTARERIELLLDEGSFEEFDMFIAHRCTDFGMENNKPAGDGVVTGWGTINGRQVYVFSQDFTVLGGSVSATHAQKICKIMDMAVQNGAPVIGINDSGGARIQEGVDALAGYAEIFQRNIMASGVIPQISVIMGPCAGGAVYSPAMTDFIFMVKDTSYMFVTGPDVVKTVTNEVVTAEELGGASTHTRKSSVADGAFENDVEALAEVRRLVDFLPLNNREKPPVRPFFDQPGRIEESLDTLIPENPNSPYDMKELITKVADEGDFYEIQEDFAKNIITGFVRLEGQTVGVVANQPMVLAGCLDIDSSRKAARFVRFCDCFEIPILTFVDVPGFLPGTSQEYGGVIKHGAKLLFAYGEATVPKVTVITRKAYGGAYDVMASKHLRGDFNYAWPTAEIAVMGAKGATEIIHRADLGDADKIAAHTADYEDRFANPFVAAERGFIDEVIMPQSTRKRVSRAFASLRGKQLKNPWKKHDNIPL, encoded by the coding sequence ATGAAAGATATCCTTTCCGAGCTGGAAGACCGCCGCCAGGACGCGCGGCTGGGCGGCGGCCAGCGCCGCATTGACGCACAGCACGGCCGCGGCAAGCTGACGGCCCGCGAGCGGATCGAACTGCTGCTGGACGAGGGCAGCTTCGAAGAGTTCGACATGTTCATCGCCCACCGCTGCACCGATTTCGGCATGGAAAACAACAAGCCGGCCGGCGACGGCGTGGTCACCGGCTGGGGCACCATCAATGGCCGCCAGGTCTATGTCTTCTCCCAGGACTTCACCGTGCTGGGCGGTTCGGTCTCCGCGACCCACGCCCAGAAGATCTGCAAGATCATGGATATGGCGGTGCAGAACGGCGCGCCGGTCATCGGCATCAACGATTCCGGCGGCGCCCGCATCCAGGAAGGCGTCGATGCGCTCGCAGGCTACGCCGAGATCTTCCAGCGCAACATCATGGCCTCCGGCGTGATCCCGCAGATCTCCGTCATCATGGGCCCCTGCGCCGGCGGCGCGGTCTACAGCCCCGCGATGACCGACTTCATCTTCATGGTCAAAGACACGTCCTACATGTTCGTGACCGGCCCGGACGTGGTGAAAACCGTGACCAACGAGGTTGTGACAGCTGAGGAACTGGGCGGCGCATCGACCCACACCCGCAAATCCTCCGTCGCCGACGGCGCCTTTGAAAACGATGTCGAAGCCCTTGCAGAAGTCCGCCGCCTGGTCGACTTCCTGCCGCTCAACAACCGCGAAAAGCCCCCGGTGCGCCCGTTCTTCGACCAGCCCGGCCGGATCGAGGAAAGCCTGGACACCCTGATCCCGGAAAACCCCAACAGCCCCTATGACATGAAAGAGCTGATCACCAAGGTCGCGGACGAGGGCGATTTCTACGAGATCCAGGAGGATTTCGCCAAGAACATCATCACCGGCTTTGTCCGGCTCGAAGGTCAGACCGTCGGCGTCGTCGCCAACCAGCCGATGGTGCTGGCCGGCTGCCTCGACATCGACTCCAGCCGCAAGGCCGCCCGCTTCGTACGCTTCTGCGACTGTTTCGAGATCCCGATCCTGACCTTCGTCGACGTGCCGGGCTTCCTGCCGGGCACCTCCCAGGAATACGGCGGCGTCATCAAGCACGGCGCCAAGCTGCTGTTTGCCTATGGCGAGGCCACCGTGCCGAAGGTCACCGTGATCACCCGCAAGGCCTATGGCGGCGCCTATGACGTGATGGCCTCCAAGCATCTGCGCGGCGACTTCAACTATGCCTGGCCGACCGCCGAGATCGCGGTGATGGGCGCCAAGGGCGCGACCGAGATCATCCACCGCGCCGACCTTGGCGATGCGGACAAGATCGCGGCCCACACGGCGGACTACGAAGACCGGTTTGCAAACCCCTTCGTGGCGGCGGAACGCGGCTTCATCGACGAGGTGATCATGCCCCAGTCCACCCGCAAACGGGTCAGCCGCGCCTTCGCCTCCCTGCGGGGCAAGCAGCTGAAAAACCCGTGGAAGAAACACGACAACATTCCGCTGTGA
- a CDS encoding multidrug effflux MFS transporter, whose product MSTYDTRAPGQRTPPRIFTLILLAGLSALGMNLHLPSLAGMAEYYAVDYRVMQLSVALYLAGNAVVQIFVGPISDQMGRRPVILGSIVLFLLATLGCIYAPTAELFLLFRVAQTVVAATMVLSRAAVRDMYDTNEAASMIGYVTMGMAVVPMIGPAIGGFLDQWMGWQANFWLLFLVGAATLAITFTDFGETAHKSGKTLVAQFREYPELLRSPRFWGYSLSSGLASGAFFAYLGGAPFVGTEVYGLSTAELGVYFSAPAVGYFAGNFISGRFSTRIGVNRMVLWGCVINGGGVLMSLLIAMAGADSVFTFFGLMCFVGLGNGMAIPNATAGAISVRPHLAGTASGLSGAIMIGAGAALSAFAGMLLVPGSTAVPLLVIMFATAMMGLVAILLVVWRERQIGA is encoded by the coding sequence ATGTCCACATATGATACCCGGGCCCCTGGCCAGCGGACGCCTCCGCGCATTTTCACCCTGATCCTGCTGGCAGGCCTGTCGGCGCTAGGCATGAACCTGCATCTGCCGTCGCTGGCGGGAATGGCAGAATATTATGCGGTCGATTACCGGGTGATGCAGCTGTCGGTGGCGCTGTATCTGGCGGGCAATGCGGTGGTGCAGATCTTTGTCGGGCCGATTTCCGACCAGATGGGAAGGCGGCCGGTGATCCTGGGCAGTATCGTGCTGTTTCTGCTGGCGACATTGGGCTGCATCTATGCGCCGACGGCTGAGCTGTTCCTGCTTTTCCGGGTGGCGCAGACCGTTGTGGCGGCCACCATGGTGCTGAGCCGCGCGGCGGTGCGCGACATGTATGACACCAATGAAGCCGCCAGCATGATCGGCTATGTCACCATGGGCATGGCGGTGGTGCCAATGATCGGCCCCGCAATCGGCGGCTTCCTGGATCAGTGGATGGGCTGGCAGGCCAACTTCTGGCTGCTGTTCCTGGTCGGCGCGGCCACTCTGGCTATCACTTTCACCGATTTCGGCGAGACCGCGCACAAGAGCGGCAAGACGCTGGTGGCGCAGTTCCGCGAATATCCGGAACTGCTGCGTTCGCCGCGGTTCTGGGGGTATTCGCTGTCGTCCGGTTTGGCGTCCGGAGCGTTCTTTGCTTACCTGGGCGGCGCGCCTTTTGTCGGCACCGAGGTTTACGGGCTGAGCACCGCAGAGCTGGGGGTGTATTTTTCTGCCCCCGCTGTCGGGTATTTTGCCGGCAACTTCATTTCGGGGCGGTTCTCCACCCGGATTGGGGTCAACCGCATGGTGCTGTGGGGCTGCGTGATCAATGGCGGCGGGGTTTTGATGTCGCTGCTGATTGCAATGGCAGGCGCGGACAGCGTGTTCACCTTCTTTGGCCTCATGTGTTTTGTCGGGCTGGGCAATGGCATGGCGATCCCCAATGCAACTGCCGGCGCGATCTCTGTGCGGCCGCATCTGGCGGGCACCGCGTCCGGTCTCAGCGGCGCCATCATGATCGGCGCAGGTGCCGCGCTCAGCGCCTTTGCGGGGATGCTGCTGGTGCCGGGGTCCACCGCGGTGCCGCTCTTGGTGATCATGTTCGCCACTGCGATGATGGGGCTGGTTGCGATCCTGCTGGTGGTCTGGCGGGAGCGGCAGATCGGCGCATAA
- a CDS encoding short-chain fatty acyl-CoA regulator family protein, with amino-acid sequence MATRKLYAGAKLREMRQRLELTQKDFAAKLGVSLPYLNQMENNNRPVSTTVVLALAQEFGMDVTELSAGDSERLVSDMREAMADPVFADDAPPLADLRLTASNAPALARAFLALHRAYRQTHERLASLDEALGREDARIQASPWEEVRDFFHYCDNYIDAVDHAAERFAATSDIRAAAIAELERGGIKVRQTEMEGLRHYDAEAQVLHLSNRSAPQTQLFQMLLQVALLRQNTLLEATLDFAKFQSEEARAIAKIGLANYFAGAALMPYTRFLEAAQACRHDLELLAIRFGASIEQIAHRLSTMQRPGAKGVPFFFVRVDQAGTITKRHSATRLQFARFGGACPLWNVHRAFETPGRFLRQLAETPDGVRYISLARDVSKPGGSFGAPVRRYAIALGCEVRHADALVYADGMDVSQDSAYEPIGISCRICERKDCHQRSVPPLERRLTINTDQRGVLPYEVS; translated from the coding sequence ATGGCCACCCGGAAACTATATGCAGGCGCCAAGCTGCGCGAGATGCGGCAGCGGCTGGAGCTGACGCAGAAGGATTTTGCTGCCAAGCTGGGCGTCTCCCTGCCCTATCTGAACCAGATGGAGAACAACAACCGACCGGTGTCGACCACGGTGGTGCTGGCACTGGCGCAGGAGTTCGGCATGGATGTGACCGAGCTGAGCGCGGGCGACAGCGAGCGGCTGGTCAGTGACATGCGCGAGGCGATGGCGGATCCGGTGTTTGCCGATGACGCGCCGCCCTTGGCGGACCTGCGGCTGACCGCCTCAAACGCGCCGGCGCTGGCGCGGGCGTTTCTGGCGCTGCACCGGGCCTACCGGCAGACCCACGAGCGGCTTGCCTCATTGGATGAGGCGCTGGGGCGGGAGGACGCGCGCATTCAGGCCAGCCCATGGGAAGAGGTGCGCGATTTCTTCCACTATTGCGACAACTACATCGACGCGGTGGATCACGCGGCAGAGCGGTTTGCCGCCACCAGCGACATCCGCGCGGCGGCCATTGCCGAGCTGGAGCGTGGCGGCATCAAGGTGCGCCAGACCGAAATGGAGGGCTTGCGCCATTACGACGCCGAGGCGCAGGTGCTGCATCTGTCGAACCGCTCCGCGCCGCAGACGCAGCTGTTCCAGATGCTGCTGCAGGTCGCGCTGCTCAGGCAGAACACCTTGCTGGAAGCCACACTGGATTTTGCAAAGTTCCAGAGCGAGGAAGCCCGCGCCATCGCCAAGATCGGCCTGGCCAATTACTTCGCGGGCGCGGCGCTGATGCCCTACACACGGTTTCTGGAGGCGGCGCAGGCCTGCCGGCATGACCTGGAGCTGCTGGCGATCCGCTTCGGCGCCTCGATTGAACAGATTGCGCACCGGCTCTCGACCATGCAGCGGCCCGGCGCCAAGGGGGTGCCGTTCTTCTTTGTGCGGGTGGATCAGGCGGGAACGATCACCAAGCGGCACTCAGCCACGCGGCTGCAATTTGCCCGCTTTGGCGGCGCCTGCCCTCTGTGGAATGTGCACAGGGCGTTTGAGACCCCGGGCCGCTTCCTGCGGCAGCTGGCGGAGACACCGGACGGAGTGCGCTATATCTCGCTGGCGCGGGATGTGTCCAAGCCGGGCGGCTCCTTCGGCGCGCCGGTGCGGCGCTATGCGATTGCGTTGGGGTGCGAGGTGCGCCACGCGGACGCGCTGGTCTATGCAGACGGGATGGATGTAAGCCAGGACAGCGCCTATGAGCCGATCGGCATTTCCTGCCGTATCTGCGAGCGCAAGGATTGCCACCAGCGCTCTGTGCCGCCCTTGGAACGGCGGCTGACGATCAACACCGATCAGCGCGGTGTTCTGCCCTACGAAGTAAGCTGA
- a CDS encoding DUF1579 domain-containing protein, with the protein MEEKLSISRDFDFETGRWNVRHRRLKERLAGCREWEEFQGTSETRAVLGGNGNVEDNFLNFPDGAYRAIAIRSFDPSSGTWAIWWLSANAPHDLDVPVVGRFEDGTGSFFAEDTLRGEPVTVRFLWLQTDTETPRWEQAMSRDGGKTWETNWTMDFTRA; encoded by the coding sequence ATGGAAGAGAAGCTCAGCATTTCCCGGGATTTCGATTTCGAAACCGGCCGTTGGAATGTGCGTCACCGCAGGCTGAAAGAGCGGCTGGCTGGCTGCCGTGAATGGGAAGAGTTTCAGGGCACTTCGGAAACCCGGGCGGTTCTGGGCGGCAATGGCAATGTAGAGGACAACTTTCTCAATTTCCCCGACGGAGCGTACCGCGCCATTGCAATACGGTCTTTTGATCCTTCCAGCGGGACTTGGGCGATCTGGTGGCTGTCGGCAAACGCCCCGCACGACTTGGACGTGCCCGTGGTTGGCAGATTCGAGGACGGCACCGGATCTTTCTTTGCGGAGGACACGCTGCGCGGCGAACCCGTGACGGTCAGGTTCCTGTGGCTGCAAACGGATACAGAGACGCCCCGTTGGGAGCAGGCCATGTCGCGGGACGGCGGCAAGACCTGGGAAACGAATTGGACCATGGATTTCACCCGCGCGTAA
- a CDS encoding YdcH family protein has translation MSNTPHELAEEFPEKAALMSQLKQSDAHFAKLSDEYHAVNRAVHRAETNVEPVSAQAETDLRKQRAALKDEIWGILSKA, from the coding sequence GTGTCCAATACTCCCCATGAACTGGCCGAGGAATTCCCGGAAAAAGCGGCGCTGATGAGCCAGCTTAAACAGTCGGATGCGCATTTCGCCAAACTGTCCGATGAATACCACGCGGTGAACCGCGCCGTGCACCGGGCGGAAACCAATGTGGAGCCGGTCAGCGCCCAGGCAGAAACCGATCTGCGCAAACAGCGCGCCGCGCTGAAGGACGAGATCTGGGGGATCCTGTCGAAGGCGTGA
- the betA gene encoding choline dehydrogenase, with product MNADYVIVGAGSAGCAMAYRLSEAGRSVLVIEHGGTDAGPFIQMPGALSYPMNMPLYDWGYKSQPEPHLGGRELVCPRGKVIGGSSSINGMVYVRGHAGDYNHWAETGATGWSYADVLPYFKRMETWNDRGHGGDPDWRGKDGPLHVTRGPRDNPLHDAFVKAGEQAGYPVTSDYNGEQQEGFGPMEMTVYKGRRWSAANAYLKPALKRENCDLIRAFARKVVIEDGRAVGVEIERGGKVEVIRANAEVILAASSLNSPKMLMLSGIGPAKHLAEHGIDVVADRPGVGQNLQDHLEFYFQFACKQPITLFKYWNLLGKGLVGAQWMFTKTGLGASNQFESAAFIRSDKGVDYPDIQYHFLPIAVRYDGQAAAEGHGFQAHVGPMRSPSRGEVTLASKDPKDAPNILFNYMSTEQDWIDFRKCVRLTREIFAQDAMKPFLKHEIQPGADLQTDDEIDGFLREHVESAYHPCGTCKMGAADDPMSVVDPECRVIGVDGLRVADSSIFPRITNGNLNGPSIMTGEKASDHILGRRLPSSNAEPWFNPNWREAQR from the coding sequence ATGAACGCGGATTATGTGATTGTCGGGGCAGGTTCTGCCGGCTGTGCCATGGCCTACCGGCTCAGCGAGGCCGGCAGATCGGTCCTGGTGATCGAACACGGCGGCACCGATGCCGGGCCGTTTATTCAGATGCCGGGCGCGCTCAGCTACCCGATGAACATGCCGCTCTATGACTGGGGCTACAAATCCCAGCCGGAACCGCATCTGGGCGGCCGCGAACTGGTCTGCCCGCGCGGCAAGGTGATCGGCGGCTCTTCCTCGATCAACGGCATGGTCTATGTGCGCGGCCACGCGGGCGACTACAACCACTGGGCCGAGACGGGCGCGACAGGCTGGTCCTATGCCGACGTGCTCCCGTACTTCAAACGCATGGAAACCTGGAACGACCGCGGCCATGGCGGCGATCCGGACTGGCGCGGCAAGGACGGGCCGCTGCATGTGACCCGCGGCCCCCGCGACAACCCGCTGCATGACGCCTTCGTCAAGGCGGGCGAGCAGGCGGGCTACCCGGTCACCTCCGACTACAATGGCGAGCAGCAGGAAGGCTTCGGCCCGATGGAGATGACGGTCTACAAGGGCCGCCGCTGGTCCGCCGCCAATGCCTATCTGAAGCCAGCCCTGAAACGTGAAAACTGCGACCTGATCCGCGCCTTCGCCCGCAAGGTGGTGATCGAGGACGGCCGCGCCGTGGGCGTCGAGATCGAACGCGGCGGCAAGGTCGAGGTGATCCGCGCAAATGCCGAGGTGATCCTGGCGGCCTCCTCTCTGAACTCCCCCAAGATGCTGATGCTGTCCGGCATCGGCCCGGCCAAGCACCTGGCCGAGCACGGCATCGACGTGGTTGCCGACCGTCCCGGCGTCGGCCAGAACCTGCAGGACCACCTGGAATTCTACTTCCAGTTCGCCTGCAAGCAGCCGATCACCCTGTTCAAATACTGGAACCTGCTGGGCAAGGGCCTTGTTGGGGCCCAGTGGATGTTCACCAAGACCGGCCTGGGTGCCTCGAACCAGTTCGAAAGCGCCGCCTTTATCCGCTCCGACAAGGGCGTCGACTACCCGGACATCCAGTACCACTTCCTGCCAATCGCGGTCCGCTATGACGGTCAGGCGGCGGCAGAGGGGCATGGCTTCCAGGCCCATGTCGGCCCGATGCGCTCCCCCTCCCGCGGCGAGGTCACGCTGGCGTCGAAAGACCCCAAGGACGCGCCGAACATCCTGTTCAACTACATGTCGACCGAGCAGGACTGGATCGACTTCCGCAAATGCGTGCGCCTGACGCGGGAGATCTTTGCCCAGGACGCAATGAAGCCGTTCCTCAAGCACGAGATCCAGCCGGGTGCCGACCTGCAGACCGACGACGAGATCGACGGCTTCCTGCGCGAGCACGTGGAAAGCGCCTATCACCCCTGCGGCACCTGCAAGATGGGCGCGGCGGATGATCCGATGTCGGTGGTCGACCCGGAATGCCGTGTCATCGGCGTTGATGGCCTGCGCGTCGCCGACAGCTCGATCTTCCCGCGGATCACCAACGGCAACCTCAACGGCCCCTCGATCATGACCGGCGAGAAGGCCTCCGACCACATCCTGGGCCGCCGCCTGCCGTCCTCGAACGCAGAGCCGTGGTTCAATCCGAACTGGCGCGAAGCGCAACGCTGA